One Helianthus annuus cultivar XRQ/B chromosome 7, HanXRQr2.0-SUNRISE, whole genome shotgun sequence genomic region harbors:
- the LOC110866806 gene encoding uncharacterized protein LOC110866806 yields MAQLLSSPEKGYQQSEDRFLANEGEMRCQKSSIQNIENQVGQLAKMMSERPPGGLPGNTEPNPRGHVNAVMTRSGKTTGPTISDPPPITEKVPTDTLDEVQDRLRPASTAQVQEPVKDYTPPVPYPSRLKKQNNEEQYGKFLKMFKQLHINIPFVEALAQMPKYAKFLKDILSNKQKLEDMSYVVMNESCSAISQNRLPTKMGDPSSFTLPCLIGNMSVSHALADLGASINLMPNKVFTKLDLGEPSPTRMSVRLADRSIKYPRGFVENMLVKIGKFMFPVDFVILDMDEDSRVPLILGRPFLNTARTIVDVATGQITFRVNDEHVTFDIKWSMQHPQSQDDALYYVDIVDTYMDHPFLQFNPNDEREALCIPKRDALWRRRGQFGVPRRLGWDVMAELHQRDRLENMLTVPLARLVNINRPIYLELTIEFFTTYSYEKPKAHKVPNFRHKRG; encoded by the exons ATGGCTCAACTTCTTTCTAGCCCCGAAAAAggataccaacaaagcgaagatcgttttctagctaatGAGGGAGAAATGAGGTGTCAGAAatcctcgattcagaatatcgagaatcaggttggtcagctggcaaAGATGATGTCGGAGAGACCCCCAGGTGGTCTTCCAGGCAATACAGAGCCAAACCCGCGCGGGCATGTAAATGCTGTTATGACCAGGAGTGGCAAGACTACAGGACCTACCATATCGGATCCACCACCGATCACTGAAaaggtcccgactgacacactGGACGAGGTGCAAGATAGgctgcgcccagcaagtacagcacaagtccaggagccagTCAAGGATTACACTCCTCCAGTACCATATCCGAGCCGGCTGAAGAAACAGAATaatgaagaacaatacggtaaATTCCTTAAAATGTTTAAGCAACTGCATATaaatataccgtttgttgaagcttTGGCCCAGATGCCGAAGTATGCAAAGTTCTTGAAGGACATCCTCTCGAATAAGCAGAAGCTTGAGGATATGTCCTATGTGGTGATGAACGAAAGCTGCTCTGCCATTTCTCAAAATCGTCTACCAACAAAAATGGGAGATCCTAGCAGTTTCACGCTTCCTTGTTTGATTGGAAatatgtctgttagccatgcattggctgatTTGGGAGCGAGTATAAACCTTATGCCCAATAAGGTTTTTACAAAGTTGGATCTAGGTGAGCCGTCGCCTACTCGTATGAGCGTTCGACTTGCAGACCGTTCTATCAAGTATCCGCGTGGATTTGTGGAGAATATGCTTGTCAAGATTggcaagttcatgtttcccgtggaTTTTGTTATCCTGGATATGGATGAGGACTCTAGGGTGCCTTTGATTCTCGGACGTCCGTTCTTGAATACTGCTCGGACCATTGTAGATGTAGCTACAGGGCAGATTACATtccgagtgaatgatgagcatgtgacctttgatattaaGTGGTCAATGCAGCACCCGCAGAGTCAGGATGATGCACTATACTATGTTGACATTGTCGACACGTAT ATGGATCATCCCTTCCTTCAGTTTAACCCTAATGATGAACGAGAAGCTCTTTGTATCCCAAAACGTGATGCCCTATGGAGAAGGCGAGGGCAGTTTGGTGTCCCTAGGAGGCTTGGTTGGGATGTGATGGCTGAACTACATCAGCGTGACCGTCTAGAAAACATGTTGACGGTCCCACTTGCGCGTCTAGTGAATATCAACCGCCCAATTTACCTAGAGCTTACGATTGAGTTTTTCACCACGTATTCCTACGAGAAGCCTAAAGCACATAAAGTCCCCAACTTCCGCCACAAAAGAGGGTAA